Proteins from one Elgaria multicarinata webbii isolate HBS135686 ecotype San Diego chromosome 3, rElgMul1.1.pri, whole genome shotgun sequence genomic window:
- the LOC134395957 gene encoding ohanin-like, whose product MPGLKRASTIANHQQQFAPKNVYKNKEEFPVAMPPSTASHPSSLHFLQTSNVLQKFKGLCFILWLFLCFLDEREIGGKVLASSPHKAYTTDVTFDPKTAHPDLAVSQNKKKVESIPRPEHVPDNPERFNSTPCLLGSPGFTSGKHYWEVVYGVQREWAAGVARESVRRKGNILLVPEQGIWQRGLWWLRQMETDSRRPGKMGVFLDYDQDSMIFYLENKVIKVRTSFNGERVFPFFYVGSTVSLSLNP is encoded by the exons ATGCCTGGTTTGAAGCGAGCGTCAACCATAGCTAATCACCAGCAACAGTTTGCTCccaaaaatgtttacaaaaat AAGGAGGAGTTTCCAGTTGCCATGCCTCCTTCTACAGCCTCGCATCCTAGTTCCCTACATTTCCTGCAGACGAGCAATGTCCTACAGAAGTTCAAAG GACTCTGTTTCATCCtgtggctgtttttatgcttcctTGATGAACGGGAGATTGGTGGAAAGGTCCTGGCTTCGTCACCACATAAAGCCTACACAA CTGACGTGACATTTGACCCCAAAACAGCACATCCAGATCTTGCTGTGTCTCAAAACAAGAAGAAAGTGGAATCCATACCTAGACCCGAACATGTGCCTGACAACCCAGAGAGGTTCAACAGTACTCCCTGTTTGCTGGGTTCTCCAGGATTCACTTCAGGGAAACATTACTGGGAGGTGGTGTATGGAGTCCAGAGGGAATGGGCAGCAGGGGTGGCCAGGGAGTCTGTGAGAAGGAAGGGTAATATCCTCCTTGTTCCCGAGCAAGGGATCTGGCAACGGGGTCTGTGGTGGTTAAGGCAGATGGAAACTGACTCACGCAGGCCTGGAAAGATGGGGGTCTTCCTGGATTATGACCAGGATAGTATGATTTTTTATCTTGAAAACAAAGTCATTAAAGTCAGAACCTCTTTCAATGGGGAGAGAGTTTTTCCCTTCTTCTATGTGGGGTCAACTGTTTCACTCAGTTTAAATCCTTGA